The window TCAAATTTATCTCGGATTTTATCCGAAAACCAGTATAAGATGAGTATAAATACGAAAAATGGATGAATCCATATTCCTGCGTAACAAACTTTTCCAGGCATCAGATTTATCATTTGTAGGATCAACCTATTGTGTTATAATTCTTTCTTATCGATAATGAGTGACTGGACCAGATATAAGATAAGATGAGTATATTTCGTTTTTGCTGAATTTTTATGAAATAAAGGGAGAGTTGTCGTGAGTAACAGAGGGATGACTGCACAAAGACATATTATCGGGCAAGAGAGAAAACATTCTCAGGCGACTGGCAGCCTGACAGGATTATTGATGGATCTAATATATGCTTCGAAGGTTATTTCACGGGAAGTAAACAAAGCAGGAATTGCAGATGTGCTTGGCCTGACCGGCGACAAGAATATTCATGGTGAAGAGGTAAAGAAGCTGGATGAATATGCCAATAACCGATTGTTTCAGGCTATGGATCATGGCGGCCATCTGTGCGTAATGGCTTCTGAGGAAGATGACGAACTCATTCCCATCCCGAAGGAGTTCCCTAAAGGGAAATATGTTCTTCTCTTTGACCCCCTTGACGGCTCATCTAATATCGATGCCAATGTGAGTATAGGGACTATATTCTCTATTCATCGAAAAAAAACGGATGGTGAAGATGGAAAGCTTGAAGACTGTCTGCAAAAGGGACGAGATCAAGTTGCTGCCGGATACATCATCTATGGTTCGAGTACAATGCTGGTATTCACAACCGGTCAAGGTGTGAACGGCTATACGCTAGACCCAAGTGTTGGAGAATTCATTTTATCTCATGAGAACATAAAAACGCCACCAAAAGGGAAGGTGTATAGTGTCAATGAAGGAAATGCCAATTTCTGGGATGAAGGCACTAAAGAATACATCCGCTACCTGAAAGAAAAGGATGCCGCATCAGATAGACCGTATTCTTTACGCTATATCGGCTCACTGGTGGCAGATTTTCACCGAAATTTACTTTACGGTGGTATTTTCTTATACCCGGCAGATTTAAAAGACCCGGAGAAACCAGGAGGCAAATTGCGTCTCTTATACGAAGCTTCACCTCTGGCCTTTATAGTTGAACAAGCCGGAGGGCTTGCAACTGATGGGATAAGGAATATATTGGACATCCAGCCAACCGGACTCCATCAAAAAGTTCCTTTGATTATTGGATGCAGAGAAGACGTCCTTAAATATCAGGAATTTCTGGCACATAAGTCTCTGATATAGATTGCAACACCTTTTCCATCTTAATTCAAACAAGAAATTAATTTTCCCACAGGAGAAAACATGACAATATATAATGATATTCTTGAAACAATTGGCAGGACGCCTGTCGTAAGAATAAATAAGATACCTGACGATACATGCGCTAATATTTTTGGAAAATTAGAAATGAGCAACCCTGCCGGCAGTGTAAAAGACCGCATAGGCTTATCAATGGTACGGGATGCAGAAAAAAGAGGAGTGTTGAAACCGGGAGATACCATAGTCGAACCTACTTCAGGAAATACAGGAATAGCATTAGCAATGGTCGCGGCAGTAAGAGGTTACAAGGCCGTCTTTACCATGCCAGAGACCATGAGTCTTGAACGGCGTGCACTTCTTAAATATTTTGGAGCAGAAATTGTCTTAACCGAAGGCTCAAAGGGCATGATAGGTGCTATTGAAAAGGCAGAAGAGCTTGTAAGGGAGAAAGGGTATTTTCAGCCTCAACAATTTGACAACCCTGCAAATACACAGATTCATCGTGAAACAACCGGTCGTGAGATAATCGAAGACTTCGCGGAAAGAGATCTTCATTATTTTGTAGCAGGTGTGGGAACGGGTGGCACCATTTCCGGAGCAGGCGAGGCACTGAAAAAACATTTTAAAAATTTAAAAAATGTGGCTGTCGAGCCTGCAGAGTCTCCGGTCTTATCGGGTGGAGAACCGGGCCGTCACAAAATACAGGGGCTCGGGGCAGGCTTTGTACCGAGTATTTACAATAAGGAGGTTGTCGATGAAATTCGTCAGGTTTCCAGTGATGACTCATTCAGCATGGCAAGACGTCTTGCAAAGGAAGAAGGAATCTGTTGCGGCATATCTTCTGGTGCGAATATGCATATTGCACTTCAAATTGCCAGGGAAGCCGGGCCTGGCAAAAATATTCTTTTCGTAATACCAAGTACAGGAGAACGATATATTTCAACAGATCTATTTAAGGTTCTGGAAACATAAGAAAATGGATAATTCTATCAACAGTAAAAAAAACGGGGCGCGTTTGAGCCAGATTACAAGAACTATCAGGGAGTCTTACGAAAGGCTCGGCGGTATCAACCATCTGGAAGGACCAAACCTGCCCTCTAAAAAAGAAGTAATAAAGCTCGTAAAATTATTGTCAACAATCATGTTTCCGGGATTTTACGAAGAAGCAACCAGTAATAAGAATCATCTGGAAGCATCTCTCCTGGCACAGTGTTCGACCGTTCTCGAATGTCTGATAAACTTACTGCAGAAGAGCTTGAGACATGAGTGCAAGGAAGGAATCACGTGCCTCCGCTCAGAAGGAGATTGCTGGGAAGATGCCGTGGATATTGGATTTCGTCTGCTGGAAAATATCCCTACGATCAGGGAGGTAGTCCATCAGGATATCAAGGCTGCCTTTAAAGGTGACCCTGCCGCTTCCAGTTATTTTGAGATAGTCTTAAGCTACTCCTCTGTTCAGGCGATACTGGTACATCGTCTCGCTCATTTTTTAGAAATGCAAAAAGTACCTTTTATCCCCAGGATGATGAGCGAATACTTACATGAAAAGTCCGGAATAGACATACATCCGGGTGCAAAAATCGGTAATGGTTTTTTCATCGATCATGGTACAGGAGTCGTAATTGGAAGCACAACCATAATTGGAAATAATGTAAAAATCTATCAACATGTCACGCTCGGTGCACTCAGTCTGACAAATGTGGGTATGCTGAGAAAAGAACAGAAGAAAAGACACCCTACGGTTGAAGATAATGTTACCATTTATGCTGGAGCAACCATACTTGGAGGAAAAACTGTCATTGGAAACGACTCGGTGATAGGAGGAAATGTATGGCTCACCCGATCAGTACCAC is drawn from Candidatus Scalindua sp. and contains these coding sequences:
- the fbp gene encoding class 1 fructose-bisphosphatase: MSNRGMTAQRHIIGQERKHSQATGSLTGLLMDLIYASKVISREVNKAGIADVLGLTGDKNIHGEEVKKLDEYANNRLFQAMDHGGHLCVMASEEDDELIPIPKEFPKGKYVLLFDPLDGSSNIDANVSIGTIFSIHRKKTDGEDGKLEDCLQKGRDQVAAGYIIYGSSTMLVFTTGQGVNGYTLDPSVGEFILSHENIKTPPKGKVYSVNEGNANFWDEGTKEYIRYLKEKDAASDRPYSLRYIGSLVADFHRNLLYGGIFLYPADLKDPEKPGGKLRLLYEASPLAFIVEQAGGLATDGIRNILDIQPTGLHQKVPLIIGCREDVLKYQEFLAHKSLI
- the cysK gene encoding cysteine synthase A → MTIYNDILETIGRTPVVRINKIPDDTCANIFGKLEMSNPAGSVKDRIGLSMVRDAEKRGVLKPGDTIVEPTSGNTGIALAMVAAVRGYKAVFTMPETMSLERRALLKYFGAEIVLTEGSKGMIGAIEKAEELVREKGYFQPQQFDNPANTQIHRETTGREIIEDFAERDLHYFVAGVGTGGTISGAGEALKKHFKNLKNVAVEPAESPVLSGGEPGRHKIQGLGAGFVPSIYNKEVVDEIRQVSSDDSFSMARRLAKEEGICCGISSGANMHIALQIAREAGPGKNILFVIPSTGERYISTDLFKVLET